In one Thermanaerovibrio velox DSM 12556 genomic region, the following are encoded:
- the cobM gene encoding precorrin-4 C(11)-methyltransferase codes for MKGLVWIVGAGPGDPDLITVKGLRLLSEAHLVVYAGSLINRELLHRCPEGCEVLDSSKMTLAEQVRVMADRALKGLNVVRLHTGDPSLYGAIGEQIRELKALGVECRIVPGVSSLQGAAAALGIEYTVPGGTQTLVCTRLPGRTPVPSKEDLRVYASTGATLALFLSSDMGDEISRLCMEGGLPGDTPAAWVYRATWPDQRVGTAKLRELGQRMKAEHVNRQALIIVGRCVEESGTSLLYDPRFSHMYRKAHDEGPEGGMG; via the coding sequence TTGAAGGGGCTTGTGTGGATAGTGGGTGCCGGCCCGGGGGATCCGGATCTCATAACCGTCAAGGGACTTCGCCTGCTGTCGGAGGCTCATCTTGTGGTTTACGCCGGGAGCCTCATCAACCGGGAGCTTCTCCATCGCTGCCCCGAGGGCTGTGAGGTGCTGGACTCCTCCAAGATGACCCTTGCGGAGCAGGTGCGGGTGATGGCGGATCGGGCCCTTAAGGGCCTTAACGTGGTGCGTCTCCACACGGGGGATCCAAGCCTCTACGGGGCCATAGGGGAGCAGATAAGGGAGCTAAAAGCCCTCGGGGTGGAGTGTCGGATCGTGCCCGGGGTATCCAGCCTGCAGGGGGCCGCCGCGGCGCTCGGCATAGAGTACACGGTTCCAGGTGGCACCCAGACTTTAGTTTGCACCCGTCTTCCCGGAAGGACCCCAGTGCCTTCCAAGGAGGACCTTAGGGTCTACGCCTCCACGGGAGCCACGCTGGCCCTGTTCCTGTCATCCGACATGGGGGATGAGATATCCAGGCTTTGCATGGAGGGGGGGCTTCCCGGGGACACCCCAGCGGCTTGGGTCTACCGGGCCACCTGGCCGGATCAGAGGGTTGGGACCGCTAAACTCCGCGAGCTGGGACAGCGGATGAAGGCGGAGCACGTGAACCGGCAGGCCCTGATCATAGTAGGCCGCTGCGTTGAAGAATCCGGGACTAGCCTGCTGTACGATCCCCGCTTCAGCCACATGTACAGGAAGGCCCATGACGAGGGGCCGGAAGGAGGCATGGGTTGA
- the cbiT gene encoding precorrin-6Y C5,15-methyltransferase (decarboxylating) subunit CbiT, with protein sequence MSELKELREINVFGMGSGNPQDVPERIWDLIRSCGALMGDPRLTGHLPPLEWQLRLPLPCGEELIPALEGAPKPLGVLVSGDTGFFSIARRIGASFPGRVRLFPGVSSLQIMASRIGESWANVPVVSLHGRPLEGAEGAIRQTIWDKDRCAVLFGEGGGVRDQLSQLSKLLKEGVRGWLGWDLGSSKEQLFSGSLEELANSPYTGRLCIGWFEAPRGGFFGEKEWDVRRRPLEDLELERKDRIPMTKFPVRCFVSSLLEPLFGSNVLEVGSGTGALTCHLGRLTGPGRIFSIERDLEALDLASRNAERLCPVGSVRFIHGEAPVRGVELEGPFQRVVVGGHGGNLKEIIRWSAGLLSPGGRIVIPCLLLSSFQQAMEELEALGFKTGFLRVFPGEGRRLGGEWMVQGGNPVDIVWGDVV encoded by the coding sequence TTGAGCGAGCTGAAGGAGCTTAGGGAGATAAACGTCTTCGGCATGGGCTCCGGGAACCCGCAGGACGTCCCGGAGAGGATCTGGGACCTCATAAGGTCCTGCGGGGCCCTGATGGGAGACCCCAGGTTGACGGGTCACCTGCCCCCCCTGGAGTGGCAGCTCCGGCTTCCGCTGCCCTGCGGGGAGGAGCTGATACCCGCGTTGGAGGGGGCCCCAAAGCCCCTTGGGGTGCTGGTCAGCGGGGACACCGGTTTCTTCAGCATAGCCCGGCGGATAGGGGCCTCCTTCCCCGGGAGGGTTCGTCTCTTCCCCGGCGTGTCAAGCCTCCAGATCATGGCATCCCGCATAGGTGAGAGCTGGGCAAACGTTCCGGTGGTGTCCCTGCACGGCCGTCCTCTTGAGGGGGCCGAGGGGGCCATAAGGCAAACCATTTGGGACAAGGACAGGTGCGCCGTGCTTTTCGGAGAGGGCGGCGGCGTAAGGGACCAGCTTAGCCAGCTCTCCAAGCTTTTGAAGGAGGGGGTCCGCGGATGGCTTGGCTGGGACCTGGGGTCCTCCAAGGAGCAGCTGTTCAGCGGGAGCCTTGAGGAGTTAGCCAACTCCCCCTACACCGGCAGGCTTTGCATCGGCTGGTTTGAGGCCCCCCGGGGCGGTTTCTTCGGCGAGAAGGAATGGGACGTCCGGCGCCGTCCCCTGGAGGACCTGGAATTGGAGCGCAAGGACCGGATACCCATGACCAAGTTTCCGGTGCGGTGTTTTGTCTCCTCCCTCCTGGAGCCCCTATTCGGCTCTAATGTGCTGGAGGTGGGAAGCGGAACCGGGGCCCTCACATGTCACTTGGGCCGTCTTACAGGTCCAGGTCGCATATTCTCCATCGAGCGGGACCTGGAGGCCCTGGATCTCGCTTCCAGGAACGCGGAGAGGCTGTGTCCCGTGGGTTCCGTTCGCTTTATCCACGGGGAGGCCCCGGTCAGGGGGGTTGAGCTGGAGGGGCCCTTCCAGCGGGTGGTGGTTGGAGGGCATGGAGGGAACCTCAAGGAGATAATAAGATGGTCCGCGGGACTTCTATCCCCTGGGGGAAGGATAGTGATACCCTGTCTTCTGCTCTCGTCCTTTCAACAGGCCATGGAGGAGCTGGAGGCCCTGGGTTTTAAGACCGGGTTCCTTCGGGTCTTTCCCGGAGAGGGCCGACGTCTTGGTGGAGAATGGATGGTACAGGGGGGCAATCCGGTGGACATAGTATGGGGGGATGTGGTTTGA
- the cbiD gene encoding cobalt-precorrin-5B (C(1))-methyltransferase CbiD yields the protein MSLRCGFTTGSAATAAAMGAALWLLGRPSSWVKVKLPSGSTLSIPLGGCERIPGGAQGWVFKDAGDDPDVTHLSAVAAKVRLHRGDRVTVDGGPGVGTVTRPGLPVPVGAKAINPGPLRMIRENLLEILPRGIGAQVEVWVPRGEELAKGTFNPKLGIEGGISILGTTGVVRPMSEDAVVETIRSELSVIRAEGFDLVCLAPGNYGRDFAASLGVPGSLTVNVSNYVGKSLEACAKLKFRGLIFIAQVGKMAKVAAGSMDTHSSKSDGRLEALCAYGALHGMNSSWIRRIMECNTADQAANLMAATIQGRMALEELCRRARDRAKALSGAEAAVLTFSLPRQELARSGPLEEMIEAMRGL from the coding sequence ATGTCCCTAAGATGCGGGTTCACCACCGGTAGCGCCGCCACGGCGGCGGCCATGGGGGCCGCTCTTTGGCTCCTTGGAAGGCCTTCCTCGTGGGTCAAGGTCAAGCTGCCCTCCGGTAGCACGCTGTCCATCCCCTTGGGAGGATGTGAACGGATCCCCGGGGGTGCCCAGGGATGGGTTTTCAAGGACGCCGGCGACGACCCTGACGTGACCCACCTGTCGGCGGTGGCTGCCAAGGTTCGTCTTCACCGGGGGGACCGGGTGACCGTGGACGGAGGTCCGGGGGTGGGCACCGTGACCCGGCCGGGGCTTCCCGTTCCAGTGGGGGCCAAGGCCATAAACCCGGGCCCCTTAAGGATGATAAGGGAGAACCTGTTGGAGATCCTCCCAAGGGGCATAGGGGCCCAGGTGGAGGTATGGGTGCCTAGGGGTGAGGAGCTGGCGAAGGGGACTTTCAACCCCAAGCTGGGCATAGAGGGGGGCATATCCATCCTAGGTACCACCGGGGTCGTACGGCCCATGAGCGAGGACGCGGTTGTGGAGACCATAAGGTCCGAGCTGTCGGTCATCCGGGCAGAGGGTTTTGATCTGGTATGCCTTGCCCCGGGCAACTACGGACGGGACTTCGCCGCGTCGTTAGGGGTTCCGGGGAGTCTCACCGTTAACGTAAGCAACTACGTGGGCAAGTCGCTGGAGGCCTGTGCCAAGCTAAAGTTCAGGGGGCTCATCTTCATCGCCCAGGTGGGTAAGATGGCTAAGGTGGCGGCGGGTTCGATGGACACCCACAGCTCCAAGAGCGACGGCCGCCTTGAGGCCCTGTGCGCCTACGGGGCCCTTCACGGCATGAATTCGTCTTGGATTCGCCGCATAATGGAGTGCAACACCGCAGACCAGGCGGCCAATTTAATGGCCGCCACGATCCAAGGCAGGATGGCCCTGGAGGAGCTATGCCGCAGGGCCAGGGACAGGGCAAAGGCCTTATCCGGAGCGGAGGCGGCGGTTCTTACATTTTCTCTTCCCCGGCAAGAGCTGGCCCGTTCTGGGCCGCTGGAGGAGATGATAGAGGCGATGAGGGGGCTTTAG
- a CDS encoding ABC transporter substrate-binding protein, producing the protein MYRCDRSHSPGICPIPTGREFLTPFLASFVLSLVFLALPAYAARLSVVDDMGRRVTLGSPPTRIVSLYPAHTENLLALGLKGRIVGVADGDDRELFKGVPRLPLRPDPESILSLKPDLVLMRSLQLSMQPGLLERLEPFVPVVVLDPPSFDGLELYVTRLGTITGREREARLKLQGALRTLEDARRRNYKARKGAFLVVNSRDITTCVPGSWPHRLMEAAGLNPAAEDLKPTSKGSAVAQFGPERLLLINQKVDVILVQRGPMNPGGAKEFLEDPRFRPMEAVKRGNVFEVDERAISRPSLIRLNDALKSLEALGRKVR; encoded by the coding sequence ATGTACCGATGCGATCGATCCCACTCCCCCGGGATCTGCCCGATCCCAACGGGAAGGGAGTTCTTAACGCCTTTCCTCGCCTCCTTCGTCCTATCCCTCGTGTTTTTGGCCCTACCCGCCTACGCAGCTCGGTTATCCGTGGTGGATGACATGGGGAGAAGGGTGACCTTGGGATCCCCCCCGACGAGGATAGTCTCCCTCTACCCTGCCCACACGGAGAACCTGCTGGCCCTGGGGCTCAAAGGCCGCATCGTGGGCGTGGCGGACGGGGACGACCGAGAGCTGTTTAAGGGGGTTCCAAGGCTTCCCCTAAGGCCCGATCCGGAGAGCATCCTGAGCCTCAAGCCGGACTTGGTGCTCATGAGGTCTCTGCAGCTGTCCATGCAGCCCGGACTGCTCGAACGCCTTGAACCCTTCGTTCCGGTGGTGGTGCTGGATCCCCCGTCCTTCGACGGCCTCGAGCTCTACGTAACCCGACTTGGAACGATAACCGGCAGGGAGAGGGAGGCCCGTTTGAAGCTCCAGGGGGCCCTTAGAACCCTGGAGGACGCCAGAAGGCGCAACTACAAGGCCCGCAAGGGGGCGTTTCTGGTGGTAAACTCCAGGGATATCACCACCTGCGTCCCCGGGAGCTGGCCGCACCGGCTCATGGAGGCCGCGGGGCTCAACCCCGCGGCGGAGGACCTAAAGCCCACTTCCAAGGGGAGCGCGGTGGCTCAGTTCGGGCCGGAGAGGCTTCTTCTGATCAACCAAAAGGTGGACGTGATACTGGTGCAACGGGGGCCCATGAACCCCGGGGGTGCCAAGGAGTTCTTGGAGGACCCCCGGTTCCGCCCCATGGAGGCGGTTAAGCGCGGCAACGTGTTTGAGGTGGATGAGAGGGCCATATCTCGTCCGTCCCTGATAAGGCTTAACGATGCCTTGAAGTCCCTTGAGGCCCTTGGGAGGAAGGTCCGCTGA
- a CDS encoding sirohydrochlorin cobaltochelatase, producing MGAFAHPQRALASEGKKVEKKNAVLVVAFGSSMPEGQRAIDAVFRSVKDAFPGTEVRLSFTSRIIMRKLAKEGKVFLDPITSLAKLHEEGYTNVAVLSTHVIPGEEYDDLSAVVGAFRYLREHGSKSGFEGIALSKPLLWSPEDYERVSAILGRAFGKDPRRGVVLMGHGSPHPAEGAYARLQTVLQRKHPNFVVGTVEGTPSLEDVISQLKGKGIKRAILAPLMLVAGDHAHNDMAGDEEDSWINVLSKEGIKAEAHLKGLGENPEIRALLVEHLKEAAEEAGF from the coding sequence ATGGGGGCTTTTGCGCACCCTCAAAGGGCCCTTGCATCGGAGGGGAAGAAGGTGGAGAAGAAGAACGCCGTCCTGGTGGTGGCCTTCGGCAGCTCCATGCCGGAGGGACAGAGGGCCATAGACGCGGTATTCCGGTCCGTGAAGGACGCGTTCCCCGGCACAGAGGTGCGGCTGTCCTTCACCAGCCGCATAATAATGCGCAAGTTGGCAAAGGAGGGGAAGGTCTTCCTGGATCCTATTACCTCCCTGGCCAAGCTCCATGAAGAGGGCTACACGAACGTGGCGGTGCTGTCAACCCACGTGATCCCCGGGGAGGAGTATGACGACCTGTCCGCGGTGGTGGGGGCCTTCCGTTACCTAAGGGAACACGGGAGCAAGAGCGGGTTTGAGGGCATAGCCCTAAGCAAGCCGCTGCTTTGGTCCCCCGAGGACTACGAGCGGGTGTCCGCCATCCTGGGCAGGGCCTTCGGCAAGGACCCACGGCGGGGAGTGGTCCTCATGGGTCACGGTTCACCCCATCCCGCGGAAGGGGCCTACGCCAGGCTTCAAACGGTGCTCCAGCGGAAGCACCCCAACTTCGTAGTGGGCACCGTGGAGGGGACACCGTCCTTGGAGGACGTGATCTCCCAGTTGAAGGGCAAGGGTATCAAGCGGGCGATCCTGGCGCCCCTGATGCTGGTGGCGGGGGACCACGCCCACAACGACATGGCGGGGGACGAGGAGGACTCTTGGATAAACGTGCTCTCCAAGGAGGGCATAAAGGCGGAGGCGCACCTGAAGGGTCTGGGGGAGAACCCGGAGATAAGGGCCCTTCTGGTGGAGCACCTGAAGGAGGCCGCCGAGGAGGCGGGCTTCTAG
- a CDS encoding precorrin-8X methylmutase, with protein MPLNYDRNPASIERKSLYLIRQVLGSYSIEPSLMPIAERVVHAGADFSLGSLVSASPDWLEHAKVALKDSKVFCDVDMVRSGLSRSLLSKLHLDPVCLIHQECTSAASAREGITRAMASVDRASQMGIRVFAFGNAPTGLFRLLELVEQGFEPLFVVAFPVGFVGAAESKELLLKSGVPCVSLRGPRGGSNLCAAAFNAVMRLCLEGEDRL; from the coding sequence ATGCCTCTTAACTACGACAGGAACCCCGCCTCCATTGAGAGGAAGAGCCTGTACCTGATCCGTCAGGTTCTTGGATCCTACTCCATAGAACCCTCCTTGATGCCCATTGCGGAGCGAGTGGTTCACGCCGGAGCGGACTTCTCCCTGGGCAGCCTGGTCTCCGCTAGCCCCGATTGGCTTGAACATGCCAAGGTAGCCCTCAAGGACTCCAAGGTCTTCTGCGACGTGGACATGGTAAGATCCGGGCTCTCCCGGAGTCTGCTCTCCAAGCTCCACCTGGACCCCGTATGCCTCATCCACCAGGAGTGCACCTCCGCCGCCAGCGCCAGGGAGGGCATAACCCGGGCCATGGCATCGGTGGACAGGGCATCTCAAATGGGCATCCGGGTCTTCGCCTTCGGCAACGCCCCCACGGGGCTCTTCAGGCTCTTGGAGCTGGTGGAACAGGGATTCGAACCCCTCTTCGTGGTGGCATTCCCGGTGGGCTTCGTGGGGGCCGCGGAGAGCAAGGAGCTCCTCCTCAAGAGCGGGGTGCCCTGCGTGTCCCTAAGGGGCCCCAGGGGGGGATCCAACCTCTGCGCCGCGGCGTTCAACGCCGTAATGCGGCTCTGCCTTGAAGGGGAGGACAGACTCTAA
- a CDS encoding metal ABC transporter solute-binding protein, Zn/Mn family, protein MREVKHRRLLLISVALVFQALVLSAPLVGLVLPLGPAWAQGGVKGLTVLCPVEPVSYLARRIGGDRVNVVTLIPQGADPHSFEMRPSHAKAVSEADVIFYLGLPLEESLLPKLRANGVRVMRLKFSKLEGHGHAHEGKGDKPGHRESFDPHVWNSLSNGRAMARSMAEGLKSLDPSNGSFYDANLAKLLGEMDRLDKEISALLGPFKGRAVLAYHPAWNYFCAERGRNPPGGGIGGDGGPAQGAVKAEVKGSKPRDTGDVRAALHVRTLRSRGRSDVGGEAGGAGSAGGGLVQDDAPNRQGLRGLDENKVIPMGSWSLLTGSGLDWFRSLSPSLQALLGGTLTWGLTAIGAAMAFIGANPSRKMLDFMLGFSGGVMIAASFWSLLSPAIEMSQELGLTPWLPPSAGFLGGALFLRLLDLLLPHLHPALKGGQPEGIKSHLRKTTLLVLAITLHNIPEGLAFGVAFGAAGLSSSATLSGALALTLGIGLQNLPEGLAVSMPLRSAGFSRSMAFFFGQLSAVVEPIFAAIGALSVESMRMGLPYALSFAAGAMIYVVVEEVIPESQSEDNGDLATMGVILGFICMMILDVALG, encoded by the coding sequence ATGAGGGAAGTTAAGCACCGCCGTTTGCTGCTCATCTCCGTTGCTCTTGTTTTTCAGGCTTTGGTCCTCTCTGCCCCGCTTGTCGGCCTTGTCCTTCCCTTGGGCCCCGCATGGGCTCAAGGGGGCGTCAAAGGGCTTACGGTCCTGTGTCCCGTTGAGCCGGTGTCCTACCTGGCGAGGAGGATAGGGGGCGATCGGGTCAACGTGGTGACCCTCATACCCCAAGGGGCGGATCCCCATTCGTTCGAGATGCGCCCAAGCCACGCCAAGGCGGTATCGGAGGCGGATGTGATCTTCTACCTCGGCCTGCCGTTGGAGGAATCACTTCTGCCCAAGCTGAGGGCCAATGGGGTTAGGGTGATGCGGCTTAAGTTCTCCAAGCTTGAAGGGCATGGCCACGCTCACGAAGGGAAGGGTGACAAGCCGGGGCATAGGGAATCCTTCGATCCCCACGTGTGGAACTCCCTGTCCAACGGAAGGGCCATGGCCCGCTCGATGGCGGAGGGTCTAAAGTCCCTGGATCCAAGCAACGGGTCTTTTTACGACGCCAACCTGGCGAAGCTCCTCGGGGAGATGGACCGGCTGGACAAGGAGATCTCGGCCCTCCTGGGGCCCTTCAAGGGCCGGGCGGTGCTGGCGTATCACCCCGCCTGGAACTACTTCTGCGCCGAGAGGGGGCGTAATCCCCCTGGCGGTGGAATCGGAGGGGATGGAGGCCCGGCCCAAGGAGCTGTCAAAGCTGAGGTCAAAGGTTCAAAGCCTAGGGATACGGGTGATGTTCGTGCAGCCCTCCATGTTCGGACGCTCCGCTCAAGGGGCCGCAGCGATGTTGGGGGTGAAGCCGGTGGAGCTGGATCCGCTGGAGGCGGACTGGTTCAAGATGATGCGCCAAACCGCCAAGGCCTTCGCGGACTCGATGAGAACAAGGTGATCCCCATGGGAAGCTGGTCTCTCCTCACAGGCTCCGGGCTTGATTGGTTCAGGTCCCTTTCCCCGTCCCTTCAGGCCCTTTTGGGCGGGACCCTCACGTGGGGGCTCACAGCCATTGGTGCCGCCATGGCCTTCATCGGGGCTAACCCATCCAGGAAGATGCTGGACTTCATGCTGGGCTTCTCCGGCGGGGTCATGATAGCCGCCAGTTTCTGGTCCCTGCTGTCCCCCGCCATAGAGATGTCCCAAGAGCTTGGGCTCACGCCTTGGCTTCCCCCCTCCGCGGGGTTCCTGGGGGGAGCGCTCTTCTTAAGGCTTCTGGACTTGCTTCTGCCCCACCTTCACCCGGCCCTCAAGGGGGGCCAGCCGGAGGGCATCAAGTCCCATCTGAGGAAGACCACCCTCCTGGTGCTGGCCATAACCCTTCACAACATACCGGAGGGACTGGCCTTCGGGGTGGCCTTCGGGGCCGCGGGACTCTCGAGCTCCGCCACCCTTTCCGGCGCTCTGGCGCTTACCCTTGGCATAGGGCTTCAAAACCTGCCGGAGGGGCTTGCGGTATCCATGCCCCTGAGGAGCGCCGGGTTCTCCAGGTCCATGGCGTTCTTCTTCGGCCAGCTCTCCGCGGTGGTGGAGCCGATCTTCGCCGCCATAGGGGCCCTCTCGGTGGAGTCCATGCGGATGGGGCTGCCCTACGCCCTGTCCTTCGCCGCCGGTGCCATGATATACGTGGTGGTGGAGGAGGTGATACCGGAGTCCCAGTCGGAGGACAACGGTGATCTGGCCACAATGGGGGTAATACTTGGCTTCATCTGCATGATGATCCTTGACGTGGCGTTAGGGTAA
- a CDS encoding ABC transporter substrate-binding protein, which translates to MAGMFKTLKLSKPLSLAAGFVAMFLLVLLAFKLLGPREAVVALWFEHQGPGASLSRDVQQCALFAVDYFNIAERGRGLRVRPLVVTGMSDREAVDAIKKAKASVVLVGATSGFVSRVHPLLEREGIPAIATNANAPALAVEGDLLFRYSGPSGAVELGEMVRSHLPGFKRYLAVLDSSNLVYTKGQLDGFSTGLGIPPKKTLMGSPGDLYDAFRLEVVAGGYDGFYLAMPAYYAGVFMEIVGNLKGPAPCAVAGWGVSSVSASLAGPESLGYSVVFSPVELDMGHPFMRYLQERIAGLPPLPAVDSGYGAVSMALEAVLVGPKGQEGAAEALKAMKTVKTLRGEFPVDRAGDAVLPLYLVRYDGSAWRNMGEVGGR; encoded by the coding sequence ATGGCGGGTATGTTTAAAACGCTTAAGCTTTCCAAGCCCCTGTCCCTGGCGGCTGGGTTTGTGGCCATGTTCCTTTTAGTGCTCCTGGCCTTCAAGCTTTTGGGTCCCCGGGAGGCGGTGGTGGCCCTTTGGTTTGAGCATCAGGGGCCTGGGGCGTCTTTGTCCCGGGACGTACAGCAGTGTGCCCTCTTCGCGGTGGACTACTTCAACATAGCGGAGCGCGGCAGGGGGCTTAGGGTGAGGCCCTTGGTGGTGACCGGGATGAGCGACCGGGAGGCGGTTGATGCCATCAAGAAGGCCAAGGCCTCGGTGGTGCTGGTGGGGGCCACGTCGGGTTTCGTGTCCAGGGTGCATCCCCTGCTGGAGAGGGAGGGGATCCCCGCCATAGCCACCAACGCAAACGCCCCGGCCCTGGCGGTGGAGGGGGACCTGTTGTTCCGCTATTCTGGCCCCTCTGGGGCGGTGGAGCTTGGGGAGATGGTGCGATCGCACCTCCCGGGTTTCAAGAGGTACTTGGCGGTGCTGGACTCGTCGAACCTGGTGTACACCAAGGGGCAGCTGGATGGCTTCTCCACCGGCCTTGGGATCCCGCCTAAAAAGACCCTCATGGGTTCCCCGGGGGACCTTTACGATGCCTTCCGGCTTGAGGTGGTAGCCGGCGGGTACGACGGATTCTACCTTGCCATGCCGGCGTACTACGCGGGGGTTTTCATGGAGATCGTGGGGAACCTGAAGGGCCCTGCGCCCTGTGCGGTGGCGGGTTGGGGGGTGTCGTCGGTCAGCGCCAGCCTGGCGGGGCCCGAGTCCCTTGGGTACTCGGTGGTGTTCTCCCCGGTTGAGCTGGACATGGGGCATCCGTTCATGAGGTACCTTCAGGAGAGGATAGCGGGTCTTCCTCCGCTGCCCGCGGTGGACTCGGGATACGGGGCGGTGTCGATGGCGTTGGAGGCGGTCCTAGTGGGCCCCAAGGGCCAGGAGGGTGCCGCGGAGGCCCTCAAGGCCATGAAGACCGTTAAGACCCTTCGGGGGGAGTTCCCCGTTGACCGAGCGGGGGATGCGGTGCTTCCCCTTTATCTGGTGAGGTACGATGGCTCCGCCTGGAGGAACATGGGGGAGGTGGGGGGCCGGTGA